The window GCCGTCGACAACTCCGATTTCTGGCTGGAGGGCTGCCGCAACACCCTGCTGGTGGCCGAGAAGGTCGACCCCGCGGGGATGTTCGAGTTCCACAACCTGATGCCGCGCTTCCCGGTCCCGGAGGGGGAGACCGAGGAGTCCTGGTTCCGCAAGGAGACCTTCGCCGGGCTGGAGCGGCGCTACCCCGGCGGCATTCCCGAGGGGCACGTCAGGCAGGCCGAGTACGAGCTGGGCGTCATCATCCAGATGGGCTTCCCGTCGTACTTCCTCGTGGTCGCCGACTTCATCCAGTGGGCCAAGAACCAGGGCATCGCCGTGGGCCCGGGCCGTGGCTCGGCCGCCGGCTCGCTGGTCGCGTACGCGCTGGGCATCACCGACCTCGACCCGATCCAGCACGGCCTGATCTTCGAGCGGTTCCTCAACCCCGAGCGCGTCTCCATGCCGGATGTCGACATCGACTTCGACGAGCGCCGGCGCGGCGAGGTGATCAAGTACGTCACCGACAAGTGGGGCGAGGACAAGGTCGCCCAGATCGCCACCTTCGGCACGATCAAGGCGAAGGCCGCGATCAAGGACTCGGCCCGGGTGCTCGGCTACCCGTACGCGGTGGGCGACCGGATCACCAAGGCGATGCCCCCGGCGGTGATGGGCAAGGACATCCCCCTGGAGGGCATCTTCGACCCCAAGCATCCCCGCTACGCCGAGGCCGGCGAGCTCCGGGGCATGTACGAGGCGGAGTCGGACGTCAAGAAGGTCATCGACACCGCCCGGGGCATCGAGGGGCTGATCCGGCAGACCGGCGTGCACGCCGCCGGCGTCATCATGTCCGCCGAGCCGATCATCGACCACATCCCGCTGATGCGCCGGGACTCCGACGGGGTCATCATCACCCAGTTCGACTACCCGACGTGCGAGTCGCTCGGGCTGTTGAAGATGGACTTCCTCGGCCTGCGCAACCTGACGATCATCGACGACGCGGTGAAGAACATCCAGCTCAACCACGGCAGGGAGCTGGACCTGCTGGCGTTGCCGCTGGACGACAGGGCCGCGTACGAGCTGCTGGCCCGGGGCGACACCCTGGGCGTGTTCCAGCTCGACGGCGGGCCGATGCGCTCCCTGCTGCGGATGATGAAGCCGGACAACTTCGAGGACATCTCCGCCGTCCTCGCGCTCTACCGGCCCGGCCCGATGGGCGTCGATTCGCACACCAACTACGCGCTGCGCAAGAACAACCTCCAGGAGATCACCCCGATCCACCCGGAGCTGGAGGAACCGCTGCGCGAGATCCTCGCGCCCACCTACGGCCTGATCGTCTACCAGGAGCAGGTGCAGCGCGCTGCGCAGATCCTCGCCGGCTACACCCTCGGCCAGGCCGACCTGCTGCGCCGCGCGATGGGCAAGAAGAAGAAGGAGATCCTCGACAAGGAGTTCATCCCCTTCCGGGACGGCTGCCGGGAGCGGGGCTACTCGGACGAGGCGATCCAGAAGGTCTGGGACGTGCTGGTCCCGTTCGCCGGCTACGCCTTCAACAAGGCGCACTCGGCGGCGTACGGGCTGGTGTCGTACTGGACCGCGTACCTGAAGGCGCACTATCCGGCCGAGTACATGGCCGCGCTGCTCACGTCCGTCGGCGACGACAAGGACAAGATGGCGCTCTACCTCTCGGAGTGCCGCCGGATGCGCATCCAGGTGCTGCCGCCGGACGTGAACACCTCCGCGGGGCCGTTCACCCCGGTCGGCAAGGAGATCCGGTTCGGCCTCGGCGCGGTGCGCAACGTCGGCGCCAACGTCGTCGCCGCGATCATGCGCTGCCGGGACGAGAAGGGCGAGTACGCCGACTTCTACGACTTCCTGTCGAAGGTCGACGCCGTGGTCTGCAACAAGAAGACCATCGAATCGCTGATCAAGGCCGGGGCGTTCGACGTGCTCGGGCACTCCCGCAAGGCGCTGCTCACGGTGCACGCGGAGGCGATCGACGCGTACGCCGACGTCAAGCGCAAGGAGGCCGTCGGTCAGTACGACCTCTTCGGCGCCGGGTTCGGCGACGCGGAGACCAACAGCACCACGGTGATGCCGGTCATCGGCGACGGGGAGTGGGACAAGCGCGACAAGCTCGCCTTCGAACGCGAGATGCTCGGCCTCTACGTCTCCGACCACCCGCTCTTCGGCCTGGAGCATGTCCTCGGCGCGGCGGCGGACTGCACCATCGCCTCCCTGTCCGAGGAGGGCACCGTCCCGGACGGGGCCGTGGTGACCCTCGCCGGCATCCTCTCCGGGGTGCAGCGGCGCGTCACCAAGCAGGGCCGGGCCTGGGCGTCGGCCACCCTGGAGGACCTCGCCGGCGGGGTGGAGGCCCTCTTCTTCCCCAACACCTACGAGGTGATCGGGCAGTACATCGCCGAGGACGCCATCGTGGTGGTCAAGGGGCGGGTGGACCGGCGCGACGACACGCCCCGGATCATGGCGATGGACATGTCCATGCCGGACGTCAGCAGCACCCCGGGGAGCAAGCCGATCACCCTGACAATCCCGGTGCACCGGTGCACCCCGCCGCTGGT is drawn from Micromonospora sp. NBC_01740 and contains these coding sequences:
- the dnaE gene encoding DNA polymerase III subunit alpha; its protein translation is MGDSFAHLHVHTEYSMLDGAARLKDLFAEVKRQGMPAVAMTDHGNMHGANDFYKQAMAAGVTPILGIEAYVAPESRFHKQRVKWGRPEQKSDDVSGSGGYTHMTIWAKNKTGLHNLFKLTSRSYTEGFFVKWPRMDAELLAANADGLMATTGCPSGEVQTRLRLGQYDEALKAAARYQEIFGKENYFLEVMDHGISIESRVRQELHDISRKLDIPPVVTNDSHYTHESQAEAHDVLLCVQTAANVADPNRFRFDGSGYYIKSADEMRAVDNSDFWLEGCRNTLLVAEKVDPAGMFEFHNLMPRFPVPEGETEESWFRKETFAGLERRYPGGIPEGHVRQAEYELGVIIQMGFPSYFLVVADFIQWAKNQGIAVGPGRGSAAGSLVAYALGITDLDPIQHGLIFERFLNPERVSMPDVDIDFDERRRGEVIKYVTDKWGEDKVAQIATFGTIKAKAAIKDSARVLGYPYAVGDRITKAMPPAVMGKDIPLEGIFDPKHPRYAEAGELRGMYEAESDVKKVIDTARGIEGLIRQTGVHAAGVIMSAEPIIDHIPLMRRDSDGVIITQFDYPTCESLGLLKMDFLGLRNLTIIDDAVKNIQLNHGRELDLLALPLDDRAAYELLARGDTLGVFQLDGGPMRSLLRMMKPDNFEDISAVLALYRPGPMGVDSHTNYALRKNNLQEITPIHPELEEPLREILAPTYGLIVYQEQVQRAAQILAGYTLGQADLLRRAMGKKKKEILDKEFIPFRDGCRERGYSDEAIQKVWDVLVPFAGYAFNKAHSAAYGLVSYWTAYLKAHYPAEYMAALLTSVGDDKDKMALYLSECRRMRIQVLPPDVNTSAGPFTPVGKEIRFGLGAVRNVGANVVAAIMRCRDEKGEYADFYDFLSKVDAVVCNKKTIESLIKAGAFDVLGHSRKALLTVHAEAIDAYADVKRKEAVGQYDLFGAGFGDAETNSTTVMPVIGDGEWDKRDKLAFEREMLGLYVSDHPLFGLEHVLGAAADCTIASLSEEGTVPDGAVVTLAGILSGVQRRVTKQGRAWASATLEDLAGGVEALFFPNTYEVIGQYIAEDAIVVVKGRVDRRDDTPRIMAMDMSMPDVSSTPGSKPITLTIPVHRCTPPLVERLKETLVLHPGDTEVHVKLLNGGRTTTLRLGPFRVAATTALMGDLKSVLGPANVS